AGATGTGGCTTCATCCAGAATCAAAATTTTCGGATCTGATAAATAGGCTCTCAGGAAAGACAGCAATTGTCTCTGGCCTAAAGATATTGATGAACCTCTTTCGCTCACTACATAATCATATCCGCCGGGAAGCTGCTGAATAAACTGGTCTACCTCAATTTCCCTTGCGCCTGCTTTTATTTTATCTAAAGTTATGCTGTCATCTCCGAAGGAAAGGTTTTCAAAAATACTTCCATGGAAAAGGAAAACATCCTGTAAAACTACCCCGATGTGACTTCTCAGATTATAAAGCTCATAATCTTTTAAATCCACATCATCAATCAGAATATTTCCGGAGTTGATATCATACAATCTTGTGATCAAACTGATAATGGTAGACTTTCCGGCACCCGTTGCTCCTACGATTGCTACAGTTTCTCCAGGATTCACTTTAAAATCAATTCCTTTCAGAACTTCCTGCTTTTCGTCATAAGCAAAATGGACTTTCTGGAATTCAATTTTTCCGGCAAAGTGATCTTTCTTCACTGTTCCGTTATTCGGCATTGCATTTTCTTCATCCATTAATCCCAATACTCTTTCTGCTCCTACAATTCCGCGCTGGATATTATTGAAACGGTCTGCAATCTGCCTCAAAGGACGGATCAGCATTGAAATATACTGGATAAAGGCAATCACCACCCCCGCACTGATCGTAATATATCCTCCATAGAAAAGGATAAATCCTATGAATAATGAAGAAATAAGTTCCACTACAGGAAAGAACAGCGAGAAAATAAATACGGTTCTCAGCAATGCTCCCTTTAGTGTAATATTAATATCATCAAATTTCTTAAACTCAGATTCCTGTCTGTTGAATACCTGAATAATAGACATTCCCGCCAGTCTCTCCTGAACAAAAGAGTTCTGATTGGCAGTCCAGTTTCTCTCATCTCCAAAAGCTTTCTTCAGTCTTTTCTGGAAGAATCTCGTGATCACGACCATTAAAGGTAAAATAGCCAGCGTAATATAACTCAGGTGAACATTGGTATTGAACATCATAATCAGTACAAACAGAATTCTCAGTATATCTCCGAAAACCATCAGGAAACCGTCTGTATATACTGTAGCAATTGTTTCCACATCTCCTACCGCACGTGTTACCAGCTGCCCGATTGGAGTTTTATCAAAAAATGAAGTTTTGAAATAAATCAGCTTAGCATATAACCGTTCTCTGATGTCCCTGATTACATTCTGCGAGATAAAATTTGAAAAATAAACCAGGAAAAAGTTTAAAATTGTTTCAGCAAACACCAATCCTACAAGGATATAGATATGTTTCATCATCAAAGCCTTATCATGCAGCTTTGTAATATCATTATCCACCACCTGCATAGTAAGATACGGCCTGTAAGTAGAAACAATGGAAAGGAATATAGAAATTATAAGAGTAAGGATGAACCATGAACGGAACTTCATTCCGATAAAGAACAGCCTTTTTATAATCTCCCAGGTATCTTGTTTTTTCATTGTACGAATCGAAAGAAAGAATTAAAATAAAAATTCTATGCAAAAATAAGACATTATAACCGGACTGCCTTTACAACTTTTACAAATCGTCATAGAAAATTTCAGATACCTACTATTTACAATATGAATATATTAAGCATTCTTTTGTATCCAGCCCAGTACATATTCTGCTACTTCTTCCCAATTTTTTTCCCCACAAATGAAGTGACTTCTGCCTGCAAACTCTTTAAAATCTACAATGCTGTTGGGATCTTTATAAGCTCCTGCTATTTTCTTTGAAAACTCAGCCGGAAAAATGTGATCATTAGAACCTGCAATAAACAGCAATGACTGATGTGGTTTCTTTAGATCTAATTTTGCAGAAGCTTTAAACAAAGGATCTTTTGCTAGTTTTCTACTTTCAGGAACTGCTACTGTTGCGTACAGTTTATCGCTTTCTTCTTTTGAATAATTATTGAAAAATGCTTTGTGATACCATTCTTTTGTTCCCAGATACGGACTGTTTCCTTTGAAAAAGTTCACTACCGGCCAAACAATTTTAATGGTAGAAAAAGGAGCCATAATATTTTTCGGAGGAGCTCCATCTATACTTACTCCAGCTGCGGCTTTTCCCATATCAATCAGCTTCTGAACCATAAGCCCTCCAAAAGAATGCCCAATAACGATAGGTTTTTCAGGAAGACTGTCTATGAGTTTTACAAGATTATTCACTGTGTCATCAAATCCTACATGACGAAGTTCTCCCGGAATATTATTTTTTAAAGAGACAGGATCTCCTTCATGTCCGGGATTTGAAGGTGTATGTACCGTATACCCTTGAGCTTCGAAATACGTTTTCCATTCTTTCCAGCTTGTATTATTCACAAATAACCCATGAATCAATACGATTGTTTTTGTTTTCATAATTTTTATTTTTTGTATTGTTAAATTGATGAAACAAATTTCCGCAGATAAAATGACGAAAACTTTAACTCAGGTTAAAATCGTACTATTTCTCTGAAATTCTTTTTCTTATCCTGCTCAGAGAAGGTCCCTGAATACCCAGATAAGAAGAAATATGATAAAGCGGAACATTACTGAAAATATCCGGATGCTCTTTCATCAGATCCAGATAGCGTTCTTCAGGAGACTTTAATAAAAACCCTTCTACCCTTGTCATAGTCACATTAAAAGCTGCCTGTGCAAGAAGCCGCCCGAATGTCTCCCACTGATGCGACTGCTTATAAAGCGAAAGCAGATCTGCATGCCGAATAAAAATAATAGAAGCATCCGTAAGAGCCTGTGTAAAATAATCACATGGAATCTGATTCAGAAAACTTTTAAAAGGAACCACAAAACCATTAGCCGAATAAAGAAAAACATTCTTTTCTTCACCCGTATCTCCATTGATGACATAAGAACGGAAAACACCGTCAACTATAAATCCTAAATAAGAACATACATTTCCCTGAAGATTATAAAAATCTCCTTTTTTATATTCCTTGGGAAGCCAAAAATTTTCAGACAATCTGAAATCTTCTTCTGAAAGTCCGGCAAAATGATGTAATGCGAAGGCTAATTTATCAATTTCAGTCATAGTTATTTATTTTATTGAAAATTAAGATTTTTCTATGACGAATTGAATCTAAGATTTAAAATTCATATCCCACATCCACCAGATACAATCCGTGCCCTGGAGCTGAAGTTCCGGCAGCGTTTCGGTTTTTATCTTCAATCACTGTACGAAGATCTTCAGGTTTCAGTTTTCCGGTTCCTATTTCTACCATTGTTCCAACGATAGCACGAACCATATTTCTAAGAAAACGGTTAGCAGAAACTGTAAATTTCAGTTCTGATCCGTTTTGCTCCCATTCTGCTTTATACATTTTGCAGATATTGGTTTTGTTGTCGGTTTTTAATTTGGCAAAACTGGTAAAATCTTCATATTCAAAAAGAATCTTACAGGCTTCATTCATGGCATCAATGTCCAGACCTCTTTTCCAGTGCTGCCATGCAGATTCCTGAGTGAATGGATTTTTTTCCAGTGAGATATAATATTCATAGGTTCTGTACGTGGCATCAAAACGGGCATGAAAATCATCTTTTACCGGAAAAATCCTTTTAATGGAAATATCAGGCGGAAGAAAACTGTTCAGCCTGCGTGTAAGCTGATTATCCAATTCTTTTTCCGTATCAAAATGAGCAAATATTTTTTTGGCGTGAACTCCTGTATCGGTTCTTCCAGCTCCTGTAGTTTTAATCTCTTCTCTTAAAATAGTGGAAAGTGCTTTTTCCAGTTCTTCCTGCACAGAAATGGCATCCGGCTGTATCTGGTAGCCGAAATAGTTCTTTCCGTTGTAAGAAAATTCAATAAAGTATCTCAATGTATTGTAATAACTCCACAAAAATACTTTAATTTAACGAAATATTTGTTGAAAAGTCTTTGAGAATATTATACCAAATGCTTATGAAAATTCCTATTTTTGCAATCGTATGAAAAGATGGTACCTTTATCCTTTTTCCCTTGGTTATCATTTGGTAACGGGTATCCGAAACACAATGTATGATCTGGGAATTTTTAAGTCGACAAAATTCAAAACTCCGATAATCAATGTCGGAAATCTTTCTGTGGGCGGAAGCGGAAAGTCACCCATGGTGATGTATCTGGCTCAATATCTATCCAAACATTACAGAACCGGTGTTCTTTCACGAGGCTATGGAAGGCTGACAAAAGGCTACGAAGTAACCAATTATGAAAGCAACTACAAAATGGTGGGTGATGAAGCCATGCAGCTTTTTGAGCGTTTTAAAAACCGTTTCGTCATTGCCGTTTCAGAAGAACGTGTGCCCGGAGCTAAAAAAGTAATTGAAGATATGGACCTTGAAGTTCTGGTATTGGATGACGCCATGCAGCACAGAGCGATCAAGCCTGGATTTAATATCCTGATGACCGACTTTAATGATCCTTTTTTTAAGGATTACCTTCTTCCGGCCGGAGATCTGAGAGAATCAAGATCAGGATATAAAAGAGCAGACATTATTATGGTCAGCAAATGTCCTGATGAACTTACTGAGGAAACAAAAAGGTATTATATCTCAAGAATAAGACCTTCATATGGGCAGAAAGTTTTCTTTTCATCCATTGGTTATGACGAAAATGTATACGGAAAAGATAAAATGCTTCCGGATAACAACCTGAATTATTATGATATTTTACTGATCACCGGAATTGCGAATCCTAAACCACTTCTGGAACATCTGGCAAAATTCTCAAAAAGGGTGAAACATTTAAAGTTCAGAGATCATCACAATTTCACAGATGATGACATTAAAAAAATCCTTGCCGAATATAAAAAATTAGGGGAATATAAGCTGATATTAACCACAGAGAAAGACTATGTACGTCTGAAAACTTTTGACTATCTTAGAGAAATTGTTTACTACTGGCCTATCAATGTACTTATTGATAAGAAAGAAGAATTCAATCAAATCATCTTAGATTATGTTAGAAAAAATTAAAGAGACCGCTGATTTTATTAAAAATATCATTCAGGAAACACCTGATTTTGCGGTTGTTTTAGGATCCGGACTTGGAAAACTACAGGATGAAGTAGAACCGGTCCATGTTTTAGAGTATAAAAACATTCCTCATTTCCCACAAACTACAGTGGCTGGGCATACCGGAAAACTGATTTATGGAATACTGGAAGGGAAAAAAGTACTGATGATGAGCGGACGTTTCCATTATTACGAAGGGCATTCTATGGAAACCGTAACTTTCCCGATAAGAGTTTTTCATCTACTGGGAATTCAAAATCTTATTCTTTCCAATGCGTGCGGCGGCGTAAATCCGGCTTATAGTGTGGCAGATATTGTCATTCTGAAAGACCATATCAATATGATGCCTGAGCATCCTTTACGCGGAAAAAATATAGATGAGCTTGGACCGCGTTTTGTGGATATGAGCGAACCTTACAACAAAAAAATGATTGCCACAGCAGAACAAGCTGCCGCAGATCATCATATCAAGATCCATCAGGGAGTTTATGTTGCCTTACAGGGACCAACTTTTGAAACTCCGGCTGAATACGGCATGATCAAAGCTATCGGCGGTGATATGGTAGGAATGAGCACCGTTCCCGAAGTAATCGTTGCCAAACATATGGGAATGGATGTATTCTGTATTTCTGTGATCACTGATCTCGGTGGACCAGATATTGCTTTGGCCGTTTCTCACGAAGAAGTTTTAAATGCTGCCAATAAAGCAATGCCGAATGTAATTACCGTTGTGAAAGGCTTGGTTAAAAACTACCAATAAAAATCGTCCGGGATTACAACTGAAAACGTAAATATTCTCCTCCTCCGGAGGGGTGGCGAAAATTCAATAGAATTTTTGACGGGGTGGTTAAGCATATTTTCACTCAATCCTCATAGAAACCATCAATATTATAAATTTTTCCTAATTCATCAGAAATCAATCTCAGATTGCAATTCATTGTTTAGATTTGTACAAATGAAATTGTACAAGATGAGAAAGTTGATATTAATTTTTATGATGGGTATTTTTGGAATAAGTTATTCACAAAAAGTTCCTGCCGTTCTTAAAACAGGGTTTTCAAAAGAAGCCTTACAACAGAAACTGGAAGATGAAGAAGGAAAAGCCATTACAGTCCAGCAGATTCTTGATCAGCATAAAGGAAAAGTTTTGGTCATTGATTTTTGGGCAGGATGGTGTAGAGATTGTTTAAATGCTCTTCCAAAAGCTAAAGAATTAGAAGAAAACAACAAGAATATTGATTTTGTATTTTTATCATTAGACCGTTCAAAAGAAGGATTTGAAAAAAGTCTTGAAAGATTTGACATGAAACACAAAGAAAATTATTGGTTTTCTACAGGCTGGAAAAATGATTTTAATAATTATGTGGACCTTAACTGGATTCCAAGGTATATGGTGATTGATCAGAAATCTTCTATTGCAAAATATTATGCGATATCCCCTGAAGATCCTGAACTTCAACAAACCATAGATAAACTTTTAAAGTAACTTTCATTTATTTTAATCCAAAAAACATAAAAACTCATTGAAGACCACTGGATTTCAATGAGTTTTAAAATTTAAAGATATATAACACTATGATCACAAGAGAAGCCACAGAACAGGATTTAGAAATCCTTTTAGAATTTGAACAGGGAGTTGTTACTGCTGAAAGGCCTTTCAACAGTACACTTATAGAAGGAGAAATTCATTATTATGATTTAAAACATCTGATACAGTCTCCGGAAGCAACCGTAATTGTTGCTGAAGAGAATAATGAAATCGTTGCGTCAGGATATGCCCTGATCAAAAATTCAGAAAAATATTACAATCAATTTGAGAAATACTCTTATCAGGGTTTTATGTACGTAAAGCCGGAATATAGAGGAAAAGGTATCAATAAAGTGATTACCGATGAACTTCTTTCCTGGTCAACATCAAGGGGAATCAGTGAGGTAAGACTTGATGTATATGCTCAAAATGAATCTGCCATAAAAGCTTATGAAAAAGCAGGTTTTGAACCTCATCTTCTCACCATGAGACTGAAATCGTAAGAGGCTGGAAGCAGTAAGATCGAAGATGGAAGTAATTTAGT
The window above is part of the Chryseobacterium sp. MA9 genome. Proteins encoded here:
- a CDS encoding ABC transporter ATP-binding protein → MKKQDTWEIIKRLFFIGMKFRSWFILTLIISIFLSIVSTYRPYLTMQVVDNDITKLHDKALMMKHIYILVGLVFAETILNFFLVYFSNFISQNVIRDIRERLYAKLIYFKTSFFDKTPIGQLVTRAVGDVETIATVYTDGFLMVFGDILRILFVLIMMFNTNVHLSYITLAILPLMVVITRFFQKRLKKAFGDERNWTANQNSFVQERLAGMSIIQVFNRQESEFKKFDDINITLKGALLRTVFIFSLFFPVVELISSLFIGFILFYGGYITISAGVVIAFIQYISMLIRPLRQIADRFNNIQRGIVGAERVLGLMDEENAMPNNGTVKKDHFAGKIEFQKVHFAYDEKQEVLKGIDFKVNPGETVAIVGATGAGKSTIISLITRLYDINSGNILIDDVDLKDYELYNLRSHIGVVLQDVFLFHGSIFENLSFGDDSITLDKIKAGAREIEVDQFIQQLPGGYDYVVSERGSSISLGQRQLLSFLRAYLSDPKILILDEATSSIDHESEKLIQRATEKITKNRTSIIIAHRLSTIEKADKIIVMEHGKIVEEGKHLELLDKNGYYATLYKAQLRHEVEMEEEKES
- a CDS encoding carboxylesterase produces the protein MKTKTIVLIHGLFVNNTSWKEWKTYFEAQGYTVHTPSNPGHEGDPVSLKNNIPGELRHVGFDDTVNNLVKLIDSLPEKPIVIGHSFGGLMVQKLIDMGKAAAGVSIDGAPPKNIMAPFSTIKIVWPVVNFFKGNSPYLGTKEWYHKAFFNNYSKEESDKLYATVAVPESRKLAKDPLFKASAKLDLKKPHQSLLFIAGSNDHIFPAEFSKKIAGAYKDPNSIVDFKEFAGRSHFICGEKNWEEVAEYVLGWIQKNA
- a CDS encoding Crp/Fnr family transcriptional regulator, which encodes MTEIDKLAFALHHFAGLSEEDFRLSENFWLPKEYKKGDFYNLQGNVCSYLGFIVDGVFRSYVINGDTGEEKNVFLYSANGFVVPFKSFLNQIPCDYFTQALTDASIIFIRHADLLSLYKQSHQWETFGRLLAQAAFNVTMTRVEGFLLKSPEERYLDLMKEHPDIFSNVPLYHISSYLGIQGPSLSRIRKRISEK
- the truA gene encoding tRNA pseudouridine(38-40) synthase TruA; translated protein: MRYFIEFSYNGKNYFGYQIQPDAISVQEELEKALSTILREEIKTTGAGRTDTGVHAKKIFAHFDTEKELDNQLTRRLNSFLPPDISIKRIFPVKDDFHARFDATYRTYEYYISLEKNPFTQESAWQHWKRGLDIDAMNEACKILFEYEDFTSFAKLKTDNKTNICKMYKAEWEQNGSELKFTVSANRFLRNMVRAIVGTMVEIGTGKLKPEDLRTVIEDKNRNAAGTSAPGHGLYLVDVGYEF
- the lpxK gene encoding tetraacyldisaccharide 4'-kinase; its protein translation is MKRWYLYPFSLGYHLVTGIRNTMYDLGIFKSTKFKTPIINVGNLSVGGSGKSPMVMYLAQYLSKHYRTGVLSRGYGRLTKGYEVTNYESNYKMVGDEAMQLFERFKNRFVIAVSEERVPGAKKVIEDMDLEVLVLDDAMQHRAIKPGFNILMTDFNDPFFKDYLLPAGDLRESRSGYKRADIIMVSKCPDELTEETKRYYISRIRPSYGQKVFFSSIGYDENVYGKDKMLPDNNLNYYDILLITGIANPKPLLEHLAKFSKRVKHLKFRDHHNFTDDDIKKILAEYKKLGEYKLILTTEKDYVRLKTFDYLREIVYYWPINVLIDKKEEFNQIILDYVRKN
- a CDS encoding purine-nucleoside phosphorylase, yielding MLEKIKETADFIKNIIQETPDFAVVLGSGLGKLQDEVEPVHVLEYKNIPHFPQTTVAGHTGKLIYGILEGKKVLMMSGRFHYYEGHSMETVTFPIRVFHLLGIQNLILSNACGGVNPAYSVADIVILKDHINMMPEHPLRGKNIDELGPRFVDMSEPYNKKMIATAEQAAADHHIKIHQGVYVALQGPTFETPAEYGMIKAIGGDMVGMSTVPEVIVAKHMGMDVFCISVITDLGGPDIALAVSHEEVLNAANKAMPNVITVVKGLVKNYQ
- a CDS encoding thioredoxin family protein, which encodes MRKLILIFMMGIFGISYSQKVPAVLKTGFSKEALQQKLEDEEGKAITVQQILDQHKGKVLVIDFWAGWCRDCLNALPKAKELEENNKNIDFVFLSLDRSKEGFEKSLERFDMKHKENYWFSTGWKNDFNNYVDLNWIPRYMVIDQKSSIAKYYAISPEDPELQQTIDKLLK
- a CDS encoding GNAT family N-acetyltransferase; its protein translation is MITREATEQDLEILLEFEQGVVTAERPFNSTLIEGEIHYYDLKHLIQSPEATVIVAEENNEIVASGYALIKNSEKYYNQFEKYSYQGFMYVKPEYRGKGINKVITDELLSWSTSRGISEVRLDVYAQNESAIKAYEKAGFEPHLLTMRLKS